A single region of the Streptomyces sp. NBC_00236 genome encodes:
- a CDS encoding family 3 encapsulin nanocompartment shell protein, whose translation MTSSTPATPGEQFAAAYLADSEKAEVHFPFTLTDVFETGKQGQRLTARNLFRTQRAETQPVRSWHETRPAGNPDGGASPEGRLREASFRFSVAEYGVAPITAWVQIPDGLADEPEALASFIDRRLMVRLGTAENRALTLDVLRHPEVARLPYRGSYVDGVLAAFNEIEQAGGTGRALMVNSSDYYAELVGAGSLLGDLTREEVKISRHRHVAPGCALVGDFAMAARLLESGRSVIKVAEPPEGTFDQPGTAVCAQVHESVAVQLPTHFFHVVPA comes from the coding sequence ATGACGAGCAGCACACCGGCCACCCCGGGCGAGCAGTTCGCCGCCGCCTACCTCGCCGACAGCGAGAAGGCCGAGGTCCACTTCCCCTTCACGCTCACCGACGTGTTCGAAACGGGCAAGCAGGGTCAACGACTGACGGCACGTAACCTCTTCCGCACCCAGCGGGCCGAAACACAGCCCGTGCGCTCCTGGCACGAGACCAGACCGGCCGGAAACCCCGACGGCGGTGCGAGCCCGGAGGGGCGGCTGCGGGAGGCGTCCTTCCGCTTCTCGGTGGCCGAGTACGGTGTCGCGCCGATCACCGCCTGGGTGCAGATCCCCGACGGTCTCGCCGACGAACCGGAGGCCCTCGCCTCGTTCATCGACCGTCGGCTGATGGTGCGGCTCGGCACCGCGGAGAACCGGGCGCTCACCCTCGACGTGCTCCGGCACCCCGAGGTGGCACGGCTGCCGTACCGGGGTTCCTACGTCGACGGGGTGCTCGCCGCCTTCAACGAGATAGAGCAGGCCGGCGGTACCGGCCGCGCCCTGATGGTGAACTCCTCCGACTACTACGCCGAACTGGTGGGCGCGGGCAGCCTGCTGGGCGACCTCACCCGCGAGGAGGTGAAGATCAGCCGGCACCGCCATGTGGCGCCCGGCTGCGCGCTGGTGGGGGACTTCGCGATGGCCGCGCGGCTGCTCGAATCCGGCCGGTCGGTGATCAAGGTGGCGGAGCCGCCGGAGGGGACCTTCGACCAGCCGGGCACGGCTGTCTGTGCGCAGGTGCATGAATCCGTCGCCGTCCAGCTGCCCACGCACTTCTTCCACGTAGTGCCCGCCTGA
- a CDS encoding sulfotransferase family protein has translation MVDVTVIALWAHPRSVSTAFLRMMAERGDVTVVHEPLVLLTDHGQVTVPAVDDGDAADDAGARTVTVRTPAELLSQLTELGTRRPVFFKDTLEYHYQYLFDHPERIASFTHTFIVREPARTIASHYAVKPELACHEIGYEHQYALFELAWKVTGRRPVVISAERLLADPPAVVAAYCEGVGLPFLPEALTWEPGERAEWRQNERWHRDASASSAFSAPERAYAVTVENDPRLRGFYQHHLPYYERLIAHAC, from the coding sequence GTGGTCGATGTGACCGTCATCGCCCTGTGGGCCCATCCCCGTTCGGTCTCCACGGCGTTTCTGCGCATGATGGCCGAGCGCGGTGACGTCACGGTCGTGCACGAACCGCTGGTGCTGCTCACCGACCACGGCCAGGTCACGGTCCCCGCCGTCGACGACGGGGACGCGGCCGACGACGCGGGGGCGCGCACGGTCACGGTCCGCACGCCCGCCGAGCTCCTGTCCCAGCTGACGGAACTGGGCACCCGGAGGCCGGTGTTCTTCAAGGACACGCTGGAGTACCACTACCAGTACCTCTTCGACCACCCGGAGCGGATCGCCTCCTTCACCCACACCTTCATCGTCCGTGAACCGGCCCGGACGATCGCCTCCCACTACGCGGTCAAGCCCGAACTGGCCTGTCACGAGATCGGCTACGAGCACCAGTACGCGCTGTTCGAGCTGGCCTGGAAGGTGACCGGCAGGCGCCCCGTCGTCATCTCGGCCGAGCGGCTGCTGGCCGACCCGCCCGCCGTGGTCGCCGCATACTGCGAAGGCGTCGGCCTGCCCTTCCTGCCCGAGGCGTTGACCTGGGAGCCGGGCGAGCGCGCCGAATGGCGGCAGAACGAGCGCTGGCACCGGGACGCGAGCGCCAGCTCGGCCTTCAGCGCCCCGGAACGCGCTTACGCGGTCACGGTCGAGAACGACCCCCGGCTGCGTGGCTTCTACCAGCACCACCTCCCGTACTACGAGCGGCTCATCGCGCACGCCTGCTGA
- a CDS encoding AMP-binding protein — translation MTRGAAVGKWETLVRPGPDRTAAYRAAGWWRESTFLDDLSAAARDRGDHPALFAYEGRGPAEEISYAELQVLVERFAAALSELGVGRGDVVALYLPNRWELTPLYLACHRVGAVATPVIPALDVRELGHVLRDSAAKVCVTVDRFQDADYGARLKEAAPPTLAHRVVIGDAEPTGALDFDAFFVRTPWEERRGVDEADRLGPDEPALLLYTSGTTGRMKGVVHSQNTLHAAVLAVSVPHGLTGDDVVSIPNFATHMAGLTYACYMPVLLGATCVVQDVNRDMELLLDLIARHRVTWAYASPAYLLDMLDVQAEAPRDTSSVVQIVSGSAPIQPQLISRMREVFDIPVRALWGMTENGAVTVTRADDPEGWAGHSDGRSEPSMELRIVPATGPEGSTDTGGGRLLVRGASQCLGYLGQREVYEACLDEDGWFDTSDLARDDGRGGIRIVGRSVDQAVRANGQKVSTLEVESVLIRHPGVREVALVGYPDPRMPTAELVCAVVVAEGEPPTLAELRGHLAEEKMAETLWPDRVQFVWELPKNSLGKILRHPLRQRLEVEYTTHR, via the coding sequence ATGACGAGAGGTGCCGCGGTGGGTAAGTGGGAGACGCTGGTCCGGCCCGGACCGGACCGGACCGCCGCGTATCGGGCGGCGGGCTGGTGGCGGGAATCGACCTTCCTGGACGACCTGTCCGCGGCGGCACGAGACCGCGGGGACCACCCGGCCCTGTTCGCGTACGAAGGCCGTGGTCCGGCCGAGGAGATCAGCTACGCCGAACTCCAGGTCCTCGTCGAGAGGTTCGCCGCCGCACTGAGTGAACTCGGCGTGGGGCGCGGGGATGTGGTGGCGCTCTACCTCCCCAACCGCTGGGAACTGACCCCGCTCTATCTGGCCTGCCACCGGGTGGGTGCCGTGGCCACCCCGGTGATCCCCGCCCTGGACGTACGCGAACTGGGCCATGTGCTGCGGGACAGCGCGGCCAAGGTCTGTGTCACCGTCGACCGCTTCCAGGACGCCGACTACGGCGCCCGCCTCAAGGAGGCCGCCCCGCCGACGCTCGCGCACCGGGTGGTGATCGGCGACGCCGAGCCGACCGGCGCGCTCGACTTCGACGCGTTCTTCGTCCGTACGCCCTGGGAGGAACGCCGGGGCGTCGACGAGGCCGACCGGCTGGGCCCCGACGAGCCGGCGCTGCTGCTCTACACCTCGGGAACCACCGGCCGGATGAAGGGGGTGGTCCACAGCCAGAACACCCTGCACGCGGCGGTGCTCGCGGTCTCCGTGCCGCACGGCCTGACAGGTGACGACGTCGTCTCCATCCCCAACTTCGCCACCCACATGGCCGGGCTCACCTACGCCTGCTACATGCCGGTGCTGCTCGGTGCCACCTGTGTCGTGCAGGACGTGAACCGGGACATGGAGCTGCTCCTGGACCTCATCGCACGGCATCGCGTCACCTGGGCGTACGCCTCGCCCGCCTATCTCCTGGACATGCTGGATGTGCAGGCCGAGGCGCCCCGTGACACGTCGAGCGTCGTGCAGATCGTCTCCGGATCGGCGCCGATACAGCCGCAGTTGATATCCCGGATGCGGGAGGTCTTCGACATCCCGGTGCGGGCCCTGTGGGGCATGACGGAGAACGGAGCGGTCACGGTGACCCGGGCCGACGACCCGGAGGGCTGGGCCGGCCACAGCGACGGCCGCTCGGAGCCGTCGATGGAGCTGCGGATCGTGCCGGCGACGGGCCCCGAGGGGAGCACCGACACCGGTGGCGGCCGGCTGCTGGTGCGCGGCGCCTCGCAGTGCCTGGGCTATCTCGGCCAGCGCGAGGTGTACGAGGCGTGTCTGGACGAGGACGGCTGGTTCGACACCAGTGACCTGGCCCGGGACGACGGCCGGGGCGGCATCCGGATCGTCGGCCGCTCCGTCGACCAGGCCGTCCGCGCCAACGGTCAGAAGGTCTCGACGCTCGAGGTGGAGTCGGTGCTCATCCGGCACCCGGGCGTGCGGGAGGTGGCGCTCGTGGGCTACCCGGATCCGCGCATGCCCACCGCCGAACTGGTCTGCGCCGTGGTGGTGGCCGAGGGGGAACCGCCCACGCTGGCGGAGCTCCGCGGGCATCTCGCGGAGGAGAAGATGGCCGAGACGCTCTGGCCGGACCGGGTCCAGTTCGTCTGGGAGCTGCCCAAGAACTCTCTGGGGAAGATCCTCCGCCATCCGTTGCGCCAACGCCTTGAGGTCGAATACACCACGCACCGATGA
- a CDS encoding aldo/keto reductase translates to MGRLGWQVSEIGYGMWGIGGGPGGFTGWDYDVAPDCLDLAVENGCTFFDTAWVYGRGVSEQMLGALLRRHAGRTGGDRLRVATKIPPLNREWPPGPDDTLDDVYPRAHIREYVHRSLENFGTDRIDLLQFHVWEDRWSGQESWQQAVADLKAEGVIDGFGISVNRWEPVNCLRALDTGLVDVIQVIYNIFDQAPEDELFARALKDDIGIIARVPFDEGGLTGTLTHDTVFPEDDWRAVYFGPENLGPTVERAERLKKVLPEGMTLPELGLRFILHHPAVSTVIPGMRRPEHVRANLAVSGAALDPALLDAVRGHRWDRRPTAWSM, encoded by the coding sequence ATGGGACGACTGGGCTGGCAGGTCAGTGAGATCGGCTACGGGATGTGGGGCATCGGCGGAGGCCCCGGCGGATTCACCGGCTGGGATTACGACGTGGCCCCGGACTGCCTGGATCTCGCGGTCGAGAACGGCTGCACGTTCTTCGACACCGCCTGGGTCTACGGCCGGGGCGTCAGTGAGCAGATGCTGGGCGCCCTGCTCCGGCGGCACGCCGGCCGCACCGGCGGGGACCGGCTGCGGGTGGCGACCAAGATCCCGCCCCTGAACCGCGAATGGCCGCCCGGCCCCGACGACACGCTCGACGACGTCTATCCCCGCGCCCACATCCGCGAGTACGTCCACCGCAGCCTGGAGAACTTCGGGACCGACCGGATCGACCTGCTCCAGTTCCATGTCTGGGAGGACCGCTGGAGCGGCCAGGAGAGCTGGCAGCAGGCGGTCGCCGATCTCAAGGCGGAGGGCGTGATCGACGGCTTCGGCATCAGCGTCAACCGCTGGGAGCCGGTCAACTGCCTCCGGGCCCTGGACACCGGCCTGGTCGACGTCATCCAGGTGATCTACAACATCTTCGACCAGGCACCCGAGGACGAACTGTTCGCCCGGGCCCTGAAGGACGACATCGGCATCATCGCCCGCGTCCCCTTCGACGAGGGCGGCCTCACCGGCACCCTCACCCACGACACCGTGTTTCCCGAGGACGACTGGCGTGCCGTCTACTTCGGTCCGGAGAACCTCGGCCCCACGGTCGAGCGCGCCGAACGGCTGAAGAAGGTCCTGCCCGAGGGCATGACGCTGCCGGAGCTCGGCCTCCGCTTCATCCTGCACCACCCTGCCGTGAGCACGGTCATCCCGGGCATGCGCCGGCCCGAGCACGTGCGCGCCAACCTGGCGGTCTCCGGGGCCGCGCTCGACCCCGCGCTGCTGGACGCGGTGCGCGGCCACCGCTGGGACCGACGACCCACCGCGTGGTCGATGTGA
- a CDS encoding amino acid adenylation domain-containing protein: MSENIWQTAGGRVDHGPYRPVHRLVEEQADRTPDRTAVIHRGATRTTLTYAEFDSLANGLAAELTASGVGPGDMVPVVIGNSVELPLCMVALMKAGAAFALCDPAWPDERLRSVLEELDPPLVLTSGPLVCTDRLAKVVSAGRITPSTVRPGPTPGPEQPAYGVFTSGTTGTPKCAVNLHEGLTNRFRFMSRYFGATGDEVVLQNSRHTFDSAIWQLLWPLTTGGRTVVPEQGEFLDLERTVDTIHRYRVTLTDFVPAILGMLLALLEAEPDAVRKVGSLRHLVVGGEEIIPHAVHRLRALLPGLGITNGYGPSETSIGMVFHRIDGSEGDHIPLGRPIDNCYAVVTDDRLRPLPVGTVGEIVIGGACVGAGYLGDPARTAEVFVPNPFPAIPGATVYRTGDLGRFDAAGLLRFTGRRDRQTKVDGVRIELAEIETTAEGCHGVIQAKALTLRRQGRNRLVVAAASDEGTTPAALRAHLVSTLPRIQVPQHCLVLEALPLSDNGKVDLRALRLLVEEKLESESRPAGRPVGSLAERVAEVMGAVLDLPSFGTEDDFLRRGGDSLAALSALLRIRDTTGLTVGLAELYEHRTPDALVAALEGAPKGGAAAGPDGSAASGGLPAEADRSDAFAVAALMERDSALPGDLAEMATRAGRSAGSGVVLPPRTVLVTGATGFVGARSLHRLLSATQARAVCVVRAHDDAHARTRIVRALSAQGLWDESFGERLDARAGELGRPRFGWPQETWETYAADCDAVLHIGAMVNFLLDYRAHRAANVTGTAEVLRFALSVRTKPLHHVSTLGILEQHASAVPGRIREDFDPSAATAPNSGYSRSKWVAERLLTEARGRGAPVTVHRLGEVMPAADNGVPNPRALTHLLLSAALRLAVRPDVPMHSDYTPVDEAAARLIAGLAEPSDGAVYHVFRDGSVDFAALDLAGPNGAGALRAVPPAEFMAALREATAGGGEPAVTVLHALLTALPTAGPAGVPDFRRLLADNPGLFAKEACAALDARHGFRERPLEAALEAYRTTLTA, from the coding sequence ATGTCGGAAAACATCTGGCAGACCGCCGGCGGCCGTGTCGACCACGGTCCGTACCGCCCCGTGCACAGACTGGTCGAGGAACAGGCCGACCGGACCCCGGACCGCACCGCTGTGATCCACCGCGGAGCCACCCGGACGACCTTGACGTACGCGGAGTTCGACTCGCTCGCCAACGGCCTGGCCGCCGAACTGACGGCGAGCGGTGTCGGCCCCGGTGACATGGTGCCGGTCGTCATCGGCAACAGCGTCGAACTGCCCCTGTGCATGGTGGCGCTGATGAAGGCGGGCGCCGCCTTCGCGCTCTGCGACCCGGCCTGGCCCGACGAGCGGCTGCGCTCCGTACTGGAGGAACTGGACCCGCCGCTGGTGCTCACCTCCGGGCCACTGGTCTGCACGGACCGGCTGGCGAAGGTCGTCTCGGCCGGTCGGATCACACCGAGCACGGTGCGCCCCGGTCCGACGCCGGGCCCGGAGCAGCCGGCCTACGGGGTGTTCACCTCGGGTACGACGGGGACACCGAAGTGCGCCGTGAATCTGCACGAGGGGCTGACCAACCGCTTCCGCTTCATGTCCCGGTACTTCGGCGCCACCGGCGACGAGGTGGTGCTCCAGAACAGCCGCCACACCTTCGACTCGGCGATCTGGCAGTTGCTGTGGCCACTGACGACGGGCGGCCGCACCGTCGTCCCCGAACAGGGCGAGTTCCTCGACCTGGAGCGGACCGTCGACACGATCCACCGCTACCGGGTCACCCTCACCGATTTCGTCCCGGCCATTCTCGGCATGCTGCTCGCACTGCTGGAGGCCGAGCCGGACGCCGTGCGCAAGGTCGGCTCGCTGCGGCACCTGGTGGTCGGCGGCGAGGAGATCATCCCGCACGCCGTGCACCGCCTGCGGGCGTTGCTGCCGGGGCTCGGGATCACCAACGGCTACGGCCCGTCCGAGACCTCCATCGGCATGGTCTTCCACCGCATCGACGGCAGCGAGGGCGACCACATCCCGCTCGGGCGCCCCATCGACAACTGTTACGCGGTGGTCACCGACGACCGGCTGCGCCCGCTGCCCGTGGGCACCGTCGGCGAGATCGTGATCGGCGGCGCCTGCGTCGGTGCCGGATACCTCGGCGACCCGGCCCGCACGGCCGAGGTGTTCGTCCCCAACCCGTTCCCGGCGATACCCGGCGCCACCGTCTACCGGACCGGTGACCTCGGCCGGTTCGACGCGGCCGGGCTGCTGCGCTTCACCGGCCGCCGCGACCGGCAGACCAAGGTGGACGGCGTCCGGATCGAACTGGCCGAGATCGAGACCACCGCCGAGGGCTGTCACGGCGTCATCCAGGCCAAGGCGCTCACCCTCCGCCGGCAGGGACGCAACCGGCTGGTCGTCGCGGCGGCCTCCGACGAGGGCACCACGCCCGCGGCGCTCCGCGCCCATCTCGTGTCCACGCTGCCCCGCATCCAGGTGCCCCAGCACTGCCTCGTGCTGGAGGCTCTGCCGCTCTCCGACAACGGCAAGGTGGACCTGCGGGCGCTGCGGCTGCTCGTCGAGGAGAAGCTGGAGTCCGAGTCACGGCCGGCCGGCCGGCCCGTCGGCTCCCTCGCCGAACGCGTGGCCGAGGTGATGGGCGCGGTCCTCGACCTCCCCTCGTTCGGCACGGAAGACGACTTCCTGCGACGCGGCGGCGACTCGCTGGCCGCTCTGAGCGCGCTGCTGCGGATCAGGGACACCACGGGGCTGACGGTGGGACTCGCAGAGCTGTACGAGCACCGCACGCCGGACGCGCTGGTGGCAGCGCTGGAGGGCGCGCCCAAGGGAGGTGCGGCGGCAGGGCCCGACGGTTCCGCGGCGTCCGGAGGGCTCCCCGCGGAGGCGGACCGGAGTGATGCCTTTGCCGTGGCCGCGCTCATGGAGCGGGACTCCGCCCTGCCCGGCGACCTCGCCGAAATGGCCACGCGCGCCGGGCGGTCCGCGGGCAGCGGGGTGGTGCTTCCCCCGCGCACCGTCCTGGTCACCGGCGCCACCGGCTTCGTCGGGGCGCGATCGCTGCACCGGTTGCTGTCGGCCACCCAGGCCCGCGCCGTCTGCGTCGTGAGGGCCCACGACGACGCCCACGCCCGGACGCGGATCGTACGGGCGCTGAGTGCCCAGGGGCTGTGGGACGAGTCCTTCGGAGAACGCCTCGACGCACGTGCCGGCGAACTGGGAAGGCCTCGGTTCGGCTGGCCGCAGGAGACCTGGGAGACGTATGCCGCCGACTGTGACGCCGTGCTGCACATCGGGGCCATGGTCAACTTCCTTCTCGACTACCGCGCCCACCGCGCCGCCAATGTCACGGGCACGGCCGAGGTACTCCGCTTCGCTCTCTCGGTGCGGACCAAGCCGCTGCACCACGTCTCCACCCTCGGGATCCTCGAACAGCACGCCTCCGCCGTTCCGGGCCGTATCCGGGAGGACTTCGATCCGTCCGCCGCAACCGCGCCGAACAGTGGGTACAGCCGCTCCAAGTGGGTGGCCGAGCGGCTGCTCACCGAGGCCCGCGGACGAGGCGCGCCGGTGACGGTCCACCGGCTCGGCGAGGTGATGCCCGCCGCCGACAACGGCGTGCCCAATCCCAGGGCGCTCACCCATCTGCTGCTGTCCGCGGCGCTCCGCCTCGCTGTCCGACCCGACGTGCCCATGCACTCCGACTACACACCGGTGGACGAGGCCGCCGCACGGCTGATCGCCGGACTCGCCGAACCGTCCGACGGAGCCGTCTACCACGTCTTCCGGGACGGCAGCGTGGACTTCGCCGCGCTCGACCTGGCGGGTCCGAACGGTGCGGGCGCCCTGCGCGCGGTGCCGCCCGCGGAGTTCATGGCCGCGCTGCGGGAGGCAACGGCCGGGGGCGGGGAGCCCGCCGTGACCGTGCTGCACGCTCTGCTGACGGCGCTCCCCACCGCCGGGCCGGCCGGTGTACCGGACTTCCGGAGGCTGCTGGCGGACAACCCCGGGCTGTTCGCCAAGGAGGCGTGCGCCGCCCTGGACGCGCGGCACGGCTTCCGGGAACGGCCGCTGGAGGCGGCCCTGGAGGCCTACCGCACCACACTCACCGCCTGA
- a CDS encoding NAD(P)/FAD-dependent oxidoreductase, whose amino-acid sequence MSVSSTSAGPADFLVIGGGIAGAAAGYFLAPHGRVVLLEAEGAPGLHATGRSAALFSEYFGNATVRALTVAARTFYEAPPDGFTAVPLLTPRGVLALETPGSAPQFEAARAAGATAPRPVLEVDRERALELCPVLRPGAFGRALYKPGACDIDVDAAHQGFLRGLRAHGGSVVTGARVHALRRRAGAWRASTAHGEHTGTIVVNAAGAWADDVARLAGVRPAGLVPRRRTAALARIPVAVAVTGDREGSGGTALRAEDVTGWPMITDVADTFYVKPESGGLLLSPADDTPAPPGDARPVELDVATAVARFERVATLRLRHISHAWAGLRTSAPDDTPVIGPCPRTAGFHWLAGLGGYGIQTAPAAGALLAALVTGTPPPSELAALVKGLTPARDHGADREER is encoded by the coding sequence ATGAGCGTCTCGTCCACGTCAGCCGGCCCGGCCGACTTCCTGGTCATCGGCGGTGGCATCGCGGGGGCGGCCGCCGGGTACTTCCTCGCCCCGCACGGCCGCGTCGTCCTCCTGGAGGCCGAAGGGGCCCCGGGCCTCCACGCCACCGGGCGCTCCGCCGCGCTGTTCTCCGAGTACTTCGGGAACGCCACCGTACGGGCGCTGACCGTCGCTGCCCGCACCTTCTACGAGGCCCCGCCGGACGGCTTCACCGCTGTCCCGCTGCTCACCCCGCGCGGTGTGCTCGCCCTGGAGACGCCCGGCAGCGCACCGCAGTTCGAGGCCGCCCGGGCAGCCGGGGCCACCGCTCCCCGGCCGGTCCTCGAGGTGGACCGGGAGCGGGCACTGGAACTCTGCCCGGTGCTCCGCCCCGGGGCCTTCGGGCGCGCGCTGTACAAGCCCGGCGCCTGCGACATCGATGTGGACGCCGCCCACCAGGGCTTCCTTCGGGGGCTGCGCGCTCACGGCGGCAGCGTGGTGACGGGCGCCCGGGTCCACGCCCTGCGCCGACGGGCCGGCGCCTGGAGGGCCTCCACCGCGCACGGGGAGCACACCGGGACCATCGTGGTGAACGCCGCCGGCGCCTGGGCCGACGACGTGGCGCGTCTGGCGGGCGTACGGCCGGCGGGGCTGGTGCCGCGCCGCCGCACCGCCGCGCTCGCCCGGATCCCGGTCGCCGTCGCGGTCACCGGAGATCGCGAGGGTTCGGGGGGTACCGCACTCCGGGCGGAGGACGTGACGGGCTGGCCCATGATCACGGACGTGGCGGACACCTTCTACGTCAAACCCGAGTCCGGCGGGCTGCTGCTCTCCCCGGCGGACGACACCCCCGCACCGCCCGGCGACGCCCGCCCCGTTGAACTCGACGTCGCCACCGCCGTCGCGCGCTTCGAACGGGTGGCCACCCTCCGCCTGCGGCACATCAGCCATGCCTGGGCCGGCCTGCGTACCTCCGCCCCGGACGACACGCCCGTGATCGGTCCCTGCCCGCGCACGGCCGGCTTCCACTGGCTGGCCGGTCTGGGCGGTTACGGAATCCAGACCGCCCCGGCGGCCGGTGCGCTCCTGGCCGCACTCGTCACCGGAACACCACCCCCGTCTGAGCTCGCCGCGCTGGTCAAGGGCCTCACTCCCGCCCGTGACCACGGAGCTGATCGCGAGGAGCGGTGA
- a CDS encoding MFS transporter → MTAAPRAPRTPPDANATADPEAGAAGTAGSRSRTVALAIISVAQLMFLLDATIVNVALPSIQGALRLSGSDLEWIVASYSVAFGGLLILGGRLGDILGRRRMFTAGMALFTVASLLGGFAQEPWLLIVCRTVQGIGAAAASPAALSLIAVTFPQGRERDRAVGWYTAVATAGGGVGLLAGGVITAYLSWRWVMFVNVPIGVVVLALSWRVLRETPRQRGRFDLSGALTGTLAALLLVHGLISGASDGGHWTDPSVLAALGVAAVLLPAFVVIERRGSQPLVPLRLFAGRTRCGTYAVLALTNTAMFGIFFFLTLFLQQVWGYSPLDTALVYIPLTCLLVVGAKAASRFVTFLGARALVCWGLLAASTGMFWLSRIGESEGYATGMLVPTVLTYAGLAVTGVPLTLAALADVADQDSGAASGLLSMFRQIGGAIGLAVLGTVVWSTVASAADTTSAKDALAEGIGHGFLVAGGVAVLSLLVAFFTLPPHTSVRAERAGSGDPAAVRDAGERGKG, encoded by the coding sequence ATGACAGCGGCCCCACGGGCGCCACGCACTCCCCCGGACGCGAACGCCACGGCGGATCCGGAGGCGGGCGCCGCGGGAACCGCCGGATCGCGCTCGCGGACGGTGGCGCTCGCCATCATCTCCGTGGCGCAGCTGATGTTCCTGCTGGACGCCACCATCGTCAATGTCGCGTTGCCCAGCATCCAGGGAGCGTTGCGGCTCAGCGGCTCCGATCTGGAGTGGATCGTCGCCTCGTACTCCGTCGCCTTCGGCGGGCTCCTGATACTCGGCGGGCGGCTCGGCGACATCCTCGGGCGGCGACGGATGTTCACGGCGGGGATGGCGCTGTTCACCGTGGCCTCGCTGCTCGGCGGGTTCGCGCAGGAGCCATGGCTGTTGATCGTCTGCCGCACCGTGCAGGGCATCGGTGCCGCGGCCGCCTCGCCCGCCGCGCTGTCGCTCATCGCGGTGACGTTCCCGCAGGGGCGGGAACGCGACCGGGCCGTGGGCTGGTACACGGCTGTGGCCACGGCGGGCGGCGGCGTGGGGCTGTTGGCCGGGGGCGTGATCACCGCGTATCTGTCCTGGCGCTGGGTGATGTTCGTGAACGTCCCGATCGGGGTGGTGGTCCTCGCCCTGTCCTGGAGAGTGCTGCGCGAGACGCCCCGGCAGCGCGGCAGGTTCGACCTGTCCGGAGCGCTCACCGGCACTCTGGCCGCGCTCCTGCTGGTGCACGGCCTGATCAGCGGCGCCTCGGACGGCGGTCACTGGACCGACCCGTCGGTACTCGCGGCACTCGGCGTGGCAGCCGTCCTGCTCCCGGCGTTCGTGGTGATCGAGCGACGCGGCAGCCAGCCACTGGTGCCCCTGCGACTGTTCGCGGGCCGGACCCGGTGCGGCACGTACGCGGTGCTGGCGCTGACCAACACCGCGATGTTCGGCATCTTCTTCTTCCTGACGCTCTTCCTGCAGCAGGTCTGGGGCTACAGCCCGCTGGACACCGCGCTCGTCTACATTCCGCTGACCTGCCTGCTCGTCGTCGGCGCGAAGGCCGCCTCACGGTTCGTCACGTTCCTCGGCGCGCGCGCACTGGTGTGCTGGGGCCTGCTGGCCGCCTCCACCGGAATGTTCTGGCTCTCCCGGATCGGGGAGTCCGAGGGGTACGCCACCGGGATGCTGGTGCCCACCGTGCTCACGTACGCGGGACTCGCCGTGACCGGCGTGCCGCTGACGCTGGCCGCGCTGGCGGACGTGGCCGACCAGGACTCCGGTGCGGCCTCCGGGCTCCTCAGCATGTTCCGGCAGATCGGTGGCGCGATCGGGCTGGCGGTGCTGGGCACCGTGGTCTGGTCGACGGTCGCATCGGCGGCGGACACCACCTCCGCGAAGGACGCGCTGGCCGAAGGCATCGGCCATGGCTTCCTGGTGGCCGGCGGAGTCGCCGTGCTGTCGCTCCTGGTGGCGTTCTTCACCCTGCCTCCGCACACCTCCGTACGCGCGGAGCGGGCCGGGTCCGGTGACCCCGCCGCGGTCCGGGACGCCGGCGAGCGGGGGAAGGGATGA